The sequence AACAAGAATTTTGGGGGGTTTAAGCTGAGAAATAGAATGAGTTTTTCTCACTAAGTCTGCCATAACTTCTCAGATAAGTCTGCGGTAACTTGgcagtgctttttcttccttgggcAGGACCAAAAGACCAAAAAcagcaaatgcccaacagcagctcagtgagcgagttcctcctgctggcattcgcagacacgcgggagctgcagctcctgcacttcgcgctcttcctgggcatctacctggctgccctcctgggcaacggcctcatcctcaccgccgtagcctgcgaccaccgcctccacacccccatgtacttcttcctcctcaacctcgccctcctcgacctgggctgcatctccaccactctccccaaagccatggccaattccctctgggacaccagggccatctcctatgcaggatgtgctgcacaggtgtttgcatttgttttcttgataTCAGCAGAGTTTTATCTTCTCACAGTtatgtcctatgaccgctacgttgccatctgcaagcccctgcactacgggaccctcctgggcagcagagcttgtgcccagatggcagcagctgcctggggcagtggctttctcaatgctgtcctgcacatggccagtacattttccctgcccctctgccaaggcaatgctgtggaccagttcttctgtgaaatctcccagatcctcaagctctcctgctcagattcATACCTCAGGGAAGTCAGGGCGCTTGTGTTTAGCTTTTCTTTAgtctttggttgttttgttttcattgtgttatcctatgtgcagatctttaGGGCTGTGCcgaggatgccctctgagcgGGGCCAGctcaaagccttttccatgtgcctccctcacctggccgtggtctccctgtttgtcagcaccaTCATCTTTGCCtgcctgaagcccccctccatctcttccccatccctggaccatgtggtggcagttctgtactcagtggttCCTCCAGCATTGAACcccttcatctacagcatgaggaataaGGGACTGAAACATGCCCTGTGGAAACTGATATCTTGAggtgtttcagaagaaattatcCTTCAGCCATCTTCTGCAAATGACTCATAACGTCACTTATTACAGGAAGAGCCAATATTCTCTTCaatattctctttttgtttgtttgtttgtgtctttGAGTATGTTTCTAGTACCAGTATTTTTTAGCTTTAATTCAGCTGTTGCCCAAGAAAATATCACTATTTGTCCCATTTCCAGTTCAGTATGTACATGTTGAGTATATGTACTGAGATTCTGTACCTGAGGAGCCATGCTCTCTgtgaatttaaacaaaataaaggagcctgcactgccttcttTGTCTGACGTCCATCCTCTGAGAcctgtcctggctctgcagggacagTGCCCGTGTGCAGgggtgcagaggaaaagagtcccatcccagcagcacagccagggagcACCAGTGCTTGGATCTGCAGGGGAAGTTTGAGCCCAGGAAACAGCAGTGAATGGAGCCTGCAGAGCATGAGCCTATCCCAGGTGGCCTGAGCAGAGCTCAAGTGCTCAATCTGGTGTgaacaggcagaggagagctctgtaGCCCCAGGGCACGCATCAGGCCTGGCAAAGGAGTCCAGCGAGTGATTTGTCGCAGCCCTGGGGCAATGGCAGTGACCCCATgagctgggtctgcctccccgcctgcccaacacagccctgcagagtGCCCCTGTGCCCCGGGTACCACAGCCCCctcgctctgcagagcagcaccgccagctgcggctggggcaggggcttgGGCTGGGAGGGTGCCTCCCCTGAGTGTCTTCTAGGCCAGCTGCAGGCACATGGCTTCTGGACGTCAGCGTGATCTTCACTGTGTGGAAGGAGCTGAGAGACTGCCAACAGGCACGGGGCTTGAACACTGcctgcaaggtccctcctgccctagcacctcccAGGACTGGCACAGAACTGGCTCCCATGcatcagagaggctgggagtccagcagcagtgccatgggCTTGAAGGATCACAGCCAGCTCACTTCTACGTGGGCAGATCCTTGCCCAAGAAGGGGATGTTTTGTAGGTATGGTATTACGAGGGCAGTGGTGCCTCAGAAGCTCTAAGTCCAGTAGGACACGAATGGCTGTTAAATGGCCTGTGAGTTGACTTCTTTCTGAAGTAGCCAACAGGTCTTCCCTTGACTTCTGGCTGGGATCAgtgcctttaggctcacatctgctggtGTCCATGATAGGCCAGCAGATGCACCTGCTTTGCACGTAGGTTGTAagatcctctcttcctaagTACCTGGCAGGCCCCATAGAGGAAGAGGTCTTTTATAGCTGTAGTCATGTCagagtgtcctggttccagttaggacagagttaattttccctcatagtagctggtagggtgctatgttttggattaggatgagaagagcgctgataacatgctgatgttttaattgttgcagagcagtgtttacaccaggccaaggacttttcggcttctcgctctgtcctgccagcgagcaggctgggggtgcagcaggagctgggaggggacagacccaggatggctgacccaaactggccaaaggggtattccatactatctgacgtcatgctaaacaatatataggggtggctggccaggatggggggcggctgctcggggacaggctgggcatcggtcagcgggtggtgagcaattgcgttgtgcatcacttgttttcttacaattattattaatactattatcattatcactattattattattattgttattattatattcctgtcttaataaactgtctttatctcaactcaccggcttcactttcccgtttctctcccccatcccagagagggaggggggagggtgagcaaacggctgtgtggtgtttagctgccagccgggttaaaccacaacacaaagcCTCCCCATGGACTTATTACGGGACAcaattggaggccatgattacaGATAGGCCAAGGCACTGTGCAGGAGACTCTGATACTGAGTAAAGATGAGGTCCTGTCCCTCACGcatggctcagggctcttcctggggcagtgggatgtGGGGTGTGTGATGCTGTGTGAAGGACAATGCTATGacacctcctggcctcctcaCTGGGTTGCAAGGAAGCAACAAGCCCCCAGTGTCATGAGCACAGCATGTCTCCTCATGAGCCTTAGTAACAGAGACAACTGCCATAGCCAAGGGGACAAAGACCTTGGTTCTGCTGGGGCCTTCCAGTCTTGCCAGTGCTCTTGGTCTTTTCCATTACAGGCAGTCCTATGCTGTCCTGTCTGTGCCCCCTTTTCCCTGCAAGCTTTAGCCACCCACCTTGCTTCTCCCCCTTGCTCTCATACATGCATTTCCTTACTCTCATTGATGTCTCCTCACCCTCCCTGGcagttccttgaaacacaatgGCATGGGCTGACCACAGACTCTTTCTGGGTGGCCTCTGGCCCTAACCCATCAGCCTTCTTTTGCACTGTGAACTGATCAGACAGAAGAAACCTCACCAGGATCTTCCAggtctgctgctgcccttccagCTTCTCAGGTAGTCATGACCAAGCTGTGTGCCTGTTGCTGTCCCACCATGTGCTCAGACAGAAGGGACTTGAAAACCCATGCCCAAGACCTCTTCCTGCATGGGGCCTAGCAGGCTCTATTCTAGTGAGATTCCAGGGGCTGAAGCTGATTGGTTCAGTTTAGCAAGGAGCAgacaatatttatatatatatatataaagtaagcAAGCTTTATTACGAGCTATTTACACACATACCAACCCCAGGGCAATGACAATGGTACCGATGAGTGTGAAGCTTTTCCCAATCATTGATGGCCTAGAGGAAGGAGTCATTAGGCACACCGCTTGAACAGGCATTCCCACTGAGGCAACATTGTCCTTGGTAGTGCGCCTTGTCTCTCTCCTCTGGGGGAGTCCCAGTTTTATCCCCTCCTACCCACTAGCTGTTCTGACACGTGAGGCCAACACATGTCACAAGGGCCACCAGGCTCCTCCTTGGTCTTGTATAAGCATGTCTACAAATGCGCATGTGCACCATTTGAGTTGGGGTTGCACCCACTCCGCGAAGGTTGTTCCATCATCATCTTCCCCTGCTGCCCTCTGGCCAGCTTTTCCAGCTGCAAGTGTCATGGGTACAAGCCAAGCTGCAAAGTTTCACCAGCCTTGCCACAGTTTCACTAGCGTTGTCTCAGAGCTTGGTTagttccttgtttttcttcctcttttcccctgCATATGTGCTCAGCAACTTACACCCCTCCCTACAAGGACGAGCTGTTCCACAATGCACCAAACAACACAATCACAGTCACAAGGTCACTATGTCTTTACACAGGGTTGTAAGGAGGCAGCAAGGACCCAGTGTCACGAGCACAGCATGTCTCCTTATGAGCTTCAGTAGCAGAGACAGCTGCTACAGCCAAGGGGACAAAGACCTTAGTTCGGTTGGGGCCTTGCAGACTTGCCAGTGCTCTTGGTTTTCTCCACAtgtctgctgctggccttccaATTTCTCAAGTTGACATGACCAAACTGTGTGCCTGTTGCTGTCCCACCACGTACTCAGGCAGAAGAGACATGAAAACCCACACCCAAGGCCTCTTGCTGCATGGGGCCTATCAGGCTCTTAGACAGAGGGCATCTCACAATCAGTGTGCCAagcaggtgccttctgctgccttATCAGGGGATTCTAGCAGGTGCAAGCCAAAAAGCACAGATGTCAGCCAGGAGGCAAGGGCTGACACATCAGCTGCTTCAGACAGAGGTCACCTCAGATTCTTTGTCCCCAGCCATGTTACTGCTGCTGGCCTGTCAGCTCCAGAGTCAGAGGTGACCCGAGGCTTCCTACTGGATTTTAAGTTTCTGAGGCACAACAGACCTCCTAATAACATACCCACCCAACACCTTCCTTGTGGGCCAGCACATGAGGCGTTAAAAAAGTAAGCTTCTCACATGAAATTTATGAAGTAAATTTTCTGCCACTGCTAGAAACATTCTTCATAGGATCTACTGTGTTCATAGTGAGACATGATGTATCTCTACCcctgcctttctctttttctttctctgcatatTATGTCTTCAGAGAGCTCTCCAATGGAAAGAATCTTTGAATTGCAAAATAACTCATATTCGAGGAGACCCCTGAATGGCATCTTCTTGGACTGTCTTGCTCAAAGCAAACCAAATAGATGAGGTTTCTCAAGGGCTCCTTTCGGCTTGGCACAAACCAGAAAGGGTCTGAAAGCATCCTCCATCCTGTAATTCCGACATTTAATAACAACACTCAACAGTGTTGGCACAAGTGCTGATCACTGAGGGATGCTGCTAGGAACTGCCTGACAGCAGAACTTTGCACAACGGATGACACCTGGGCCTGATTGTCCTGCCAAATTCCCACCCACAGCCTCATCCATTAGTTACATCCACATAGCACCATTCTCACTACAACAAGTCTCTGGGAGACAATGTCAACGGCCTTGCTAAACTGCAGGTAGACAGTGtcactttctttctcctcccctaTGGGTTCAGCAATCCCTTTTTTGTCCTTGAAGTGCCTGGAAGTAGCTGTGGAAAAGCTTgccccatcaccttcccagggactgaggtgaggctgaccagcctTAATTCTCCCCAccctcctctttcctcttccgGAAGACAGGTCTGATGTCATTCCAAGTCTCCAGAAAGCTCTCTGGTCCCCCTGGCACATTTGCTGACACAGTCCGGAAAGGCAGGGGAGGGTGATGCAGCAGACTGGGGCATTTGCAATGAATCTGTCCAGGACAGGTGAGATGGATTTCATGGAGGTGGTGGGGGTTGTTCCTGGTGTCACACATGGAAGTGTCAGGGCTCTGTGAGGTGTCCACATCTGAGCTGACCTCATGTACTTCTTGTAAACACAGCAGTGTTCAGAGACATGAGTCTTGCACATCCAAAGACAGGGCACTGCAGTGGTTGTGGTGTCCTTCTGGCTCGTGTTGCCTCTCCCAAAGGCTGAGAGGCGTCTCAGCCCTGCGGTACATcgccctgctctgcacttgtcTGAGATACCCCACGGCATGAGGAACGGACACAGGCTGAGGGCATTTGTGCTCAGGTTTGCCTTACATGCACACAATATGCACATTGAAGCCTCATCTGTACAGGGCACACATGTGGCCTTCTGACTGAGCCATTCTGTATCCCTCTGTGGAGGAACAAACCACCTCTCTGAGCTGGGCTGAGAGCCCTGTTCCTGGAGCtcctcaggcagctcctgctgcccccgaGCCCTGGCGGCCTGCCCCAAGCTGCATACGTACCAAGGGGTTTCTCTTTCCAGGGATCCCCTGCACACACACGGGGCCCCACTCTCCTCCCAGGACTTCCCACCTCAACAAAGAGCCTTTCCCAGGAAGGAGTATGCCTGTTCTGGCCTGGCCAGCCATTCCTGCACCCTCTCCCCATGcatcccacagccccagctggtggtgctgctctgcagagcgagggggctgtggtgTCCAGGACACAGGGGCACTCTGCTActctgcagggccgtgctgtGCAGGCTGGGAGGTAGAGACAGGTCATGGGTCTCTTCCACTGACTGCCTCCCACACCAGCTCTTCTGTGGCTGTCAAGGGTGCTCAGCAGtagccttctttctttcctcgAGTGCCATCAGAAGTGTTTGGctcctgcactgcatccagccTATGGTGTTTCACTAGGGGTAAAACGAATCAGTCACCAGACTCCCTTCCTTGTTCCCGCTGTGTCCCCTGGGTCGCGGGGCTCTTCTTCTCACACCCAGATCTAGCACTTTATCTCAGGGGAACTCCACCTGAGACAGGCTCGCACTCCGTGGGCTCCATTCACTGCTGACTCCCTGGCAGAcgctgtccctgcagctcctctgggctctcctggcagctcctgatTCTTTCCAAAAAATGCTCACCTGCTGccagtgtcctggtttcagatagaacagagttaattttcctcctagtagcaggtagggtgctgtgtttgagatttaggatgagaataatgttgagAACACATTGATGTTTTGGTTgtcgcagagcagtgcttacactaagccaaggacttttcagcttctcgctctgtcctgccagcgggcaggctgggggtgcagcaggagctgggaggggacagacccaggacagctgaccccaactggccaaaggggtattccataccatctgacgtcatgctaaacaattaatatggggggactggccggggtggggggactggctccttggggataggctgggcattggtcagcgggtggtgagcaattgcattgtgcatcacttgttttgtacacattattagtagtagtactattattattattattattgttgttgttgttattattattattttctgtcctaataaactgtctctctctcaacccacaggctttgttttcctgattctctcccccatcccagagagggaggagggagggtgagcaaacggctgtgtgctgcttagctgccagctgggttaaaccacaacagccagCCCCATCACATGCTCTAGTGCCCCAGGCAGGTTAATTGGAGACTCTTCAGCATACACCTGAGTGCTGGACACCAACAAGCAACACCTGAGCCAGCCCCCATGCCCTCAAACACCCAGCTGGGGCTCTGATCACTTCACCCTGAGCCCATGGAGAAACAGGCAAAGCTAGGTCCCTCTTTGGAGTCCATTTCTGGACTGCAATGTTCTTGACAACAACTGAGAAGGAAGACCTGAGCCCTCAGGCACTACCCTGAGCAGAATCACTTTATGGGACGGAAATGCTGTTCTGGAGGCCAAGTGTGTCACAAAAGTGCCCATTGACTGTCCCTGCCTGTGATCACAGGATTGCCACACAGCAGTACTGTGACCAAGCTACAGGAACAATCAGGCTTACGCCAACAGAAAAGGCTCAGCAGGAGAGTGTGGAAGTGGAATGAAAGCAGCTCTAGACAGACCAAGCACTGGTGCttcctggcagtgctgctgtgatGGGACTCTATTCCTCTCCACTTCTACCCATGGGCATTACCCTGCAACCCCTAAGTTCTCAGAGGAAGCATCTCAGGCACGCTCCACTGCAGgttcctttattttgtttaaatacgtGAGTAGGATAAATAATGACAATTTATATGGAAAACATTGTTGTCCCTTACTCCCCTcattaataaacaaataaaaaccaccaAAGAACAAAAGACAAGCTTGACATATCGTGAGTTACATTATGAGTGCTTTGCAGAAGAAGACAGGCAGTGCATTACTTCTGATGTACACCCACTCATGAGTTTGCGCAGtgcatccttgagctcctggttcctcatgctgtagatgagggggttcactgctggaggaaCCACCGAGTAtagaactgccaccaccagatccagatatggagaggagagggaggggggcttcaggtaggcaaaaaaggcagtgctgagaaagagggataccacggccaggtgagggaggcatgtggaaaaggctttgtgccggccctgctcagagggcatcctcagcacgaCCCTGAAGATCTGTACATAGGAGAGAACAATGAatacaaaacaccccaaaaacacaaaaacactaaATGTGAGAAGCCCAatttccctgaggtaggagtcagagcaagagagcttgaggatctgtgggatttcacagaagaactggtccagggTATTTCCTCCACAGAGtggcaatgaaaatgtattggcagtgtgcaggacagcatagagaaagccactgccccaggcagctgctgccatctgggcacaagctctgctgcccaggaggctcccatagtgcaggggcttgcagatggcaacgtagcgatcataggacatgatggtgagaaaaTAATACTCTgctgacaataaaaagaaaaagaaaaagacctgtgcagcacatcctgtataggagatggccctggtgtcccagagggaattggccatggctttggggagagtggtggagatgcagcccaggtcgaggagggcgaggttgaggaggaagaagtacatgggggtgtggaggcggtggtcgcaggctacggcggtgaggatgaggccgttgcccaggagggcagccaggtagatggccaggaagagcgcgaagtgcaggagctgcagctcccgcgtgtctgcgaatgccaggaggaggaactcggtgatggagctgctgttggacattttCTGCCTCTGGACATGGGGTTCTGTCCAAGGAGGGAATAACAAGTGAATAGTCAAACATCTACAAAATCTATTGCATAGGTCGTTTAAGCTACTGCTCTCTCACCAACACACAACAGACATGCACTGCCTTACTCCTTTCTGGAAGACCTCTGTGCAACATCCTGGCCAGAGTTCTGGCTGGGTTCTGTTGGTGATGCTCTTTCTGTGAGCAGGAGAAACTGCCCTTTGGCACTGGGAGAGTCAGTTCTGCTCTGAAGCCAAAGGCATAGGAACTGGGTGCGACCTCAGACGCCTGCTGGCCAAGGGCATCTCCCTCTTTGCAGATCCAGAGGAGCAGGTCAAATAATCCCtcaagaaacaataaaattgaTGCTGGCACTGGCTTTAGGCTGAGGTCTATGAAAGAACTTGGTGAGATTCTTTAAAGACATGCAGACCTTTTCCAGAGCAATGGTCTAGGAGCCTCAATCTGTAATAAAAACACTGTTCCTCCAATACCAACAGCCTGGCTTACCTGTAGGGCATCAAATAGTGGATTGACTGCTTACCCTGGAGGTAGACCATACCTTGAACTTTCACTTGACAAACCTATTTCAGGTATGTGTGAATTCTCACACCACCACCccaggaaatccaaaggaaactCATGACCAAGTTCCCAAGACATTATGTCTGAAGTACTATAGTGGATGAGAAGGGGGTTGCTCCAGGGAAGATGTCTGCAGTGCACAGATGTCAGAGAGATGTCCAGATCTCCCCTGCCATGGTGTTTCTTGGAGCAGTTCCGTCTCACTGCCTGcccatggctctgctgcctgcagctctccctgcctgcagctgggtctctgtccccacacctcctgcctgcaggtcacagcccccatcccacccgctgggtgctcagctctgccctgcagacacctcctggcagcagggctctgcccaggggcagctcgctgggggcacatcctagagaccaggtcacacagaccctgctggcactgcacatgtggtggtggtggagctttctatgggctgaggggaaggaaagggactTGCTGGGGGTCCTTGTAATGCTCCTTGTGATGGCTTAGAAATGTCAGCCTTCTCTAGGAAATAACAGTATCTATTTCCATTCCCACCAAGCCAAAGAAGAGACGACTGAAAGAAAAGGgtcagaaaagcagagattcAAGGCGCTAACCCttgccttctctcctctcttacAATGTGGCTTGAATACACCCTGGTTGTGCTGTGgatctgtgagcaggctgccccaggcagcagcctcccaccagcagc comes from Anser cygnoides isolate HZ-2024a breed goose chromosome 28, Taihu_goose_T2T_genome, whole genome shotgun sequence and encodes:
- the LOC136787083 gene encoding olfactory receptor 14A16-like encodes the protein MRCAVYIFCRCLTIHLLFPPWTEPHVQRQKMSNSSSITEFLLLAFADTRELQLLHFALFLAIYLAALLGNGLILTAVACDHRLHTPMYFFLLNLALLDLGCISTTLPKAMANSLWDTRAISYTGCAAQVFFFFFLLSAEYYFLTIMSYDRYVAICKPLHYGSLLGSRACAQMAAAAWGSGFLYAVLHTANTFSLPLCGGNTLDQFFCEIPQILKLSCSDSYLREIGLLTFSVFVFLGCFVFIVLSYVQIFRVVLRMPSEQGRHKAFSTCLPHLAVVSLFLSTAFFAYLKPPSLSSPYLDLVVAVLYSVVPPAVNPLIYSMRNQELKDALRKLMSGCTSEVMHCLSSSAKHS
- the LOC136787306 gene encoding olfactory receptor 14C36-like — protein: MPNSSSVSEFLLLAFADTRELQLLHFALFLGIYLAALLGNGLILTAVACDHRLHTPMYFFLLNLALLDLGCISTTLPKAMANSLWDTRAISYAGCAAQVFAFVFLISAEFYLLTVMSYDRYVAICKPLHYGTLLGSRACAQMAAAAWGSGFLNAVLHMASTFSLPLCQGNAVDQFFCEISQILKLSCSDSYLREVRALVFSFSLVFGCFVFIVLSYVQIFRAVPRMPSERGQLKAFSMCLPHLAVVSLFVSTIIFACLKPPSISSPSLDHVVAVLYSVVPPALNPFIYSMRNKGLKHALWKLIS